The Macadamia integrifolia cultivar HAES 741 unplaced genomic scaffold, SCU_Mint_v3 scaffold1018, whole genome shotgun sequence genome includes a window with the following:
- the LOC122062393 gene encoding uncharacterized protein LOC122062393 — MPADGALCKILSSEEICEQSVNSFSSAPTKKSQATGKVFALTAEEVEVAPEVVTRIVLVSNIPAYVLFDSGLSHSFVSSNFSPRLGVKLKKLTYQLMLKEARTFCKIDLRSGYHQLKIKDSDIQKIAFRTRYGHYEFVVMLFGLTNALATFMGLMNRVFHDMLDQYVIIFIDDILIYSKSREDHAVHLRLVLQRLRVKLLYAKFSKCEFWLSQVNFLGHIVFAKGIEIDPGKVKAILDWESPKTIRKANVVADALSRKHKVTTLAALSANPILIEEARELGLELDFPCTNNIAEYEAYALGLEITLTIGVKKIKVYGDSIIVICQTQGKWKTRDEKLKPYQEHLEEMIKHFEEISFIYFQRDNNRFADALSTLASMVECNPIARVRPFIVEGRDKAIYQSVVNALTVDGRSWLACIIDYIRERRYLTEATEGEKKFLRKCATHFILQGDILYQRSYDGIQLLRTIMEEIHQGLCGPHMNTRMLAKKILQLGYYWNTMEADCVNFIKKCYNARSLPTTYIFANEIAFV; from the exons ATGCCAGCAGATGGGGCATTATGCAAGATTTTGTCCTCAGAGGAAATTTGTGAACAGAGTGtgaattctttttcttctgcaCCCACCAAGAAGTCACAGGCAACTGGGAAGGTATTTGCACTAACAGCTGAGGAAGTTGAGGTTGCACCTGAAGTAGTGACACGTATAGTGCTTGTCTCTAATATACCAGCATATGTATTGTTTGATTCTGGGTTatctcattcatttgtatcttctAATTTTTCTCCAAGGTTAGGTGTGAAACTTAAAAAGTTAACTTATCAATTGATG TTGAAAGAAGCCAGAACATTCTGTAAGATTGATTTGAGGTCAGGGTATCACCAGCTGAAGATCAAGGACAGTGATATCCAGAAGATAGCTTTTAGAACTAGGTATGGCCACTATGAATTTGTGGTTATGCTATTTGGACTGACCAATGCACTAGCAACTTTTATGGGATTGATGAATAGAGTGTTCCATGATATGTTAGATCAGTATGTGATTATATTTATTGATGATATATTGATCTATTCCAAGAGTAGAGAGGATCATGCAGTTCATTTGAGGTTAgtattacagaggttgagagtgAAGCTGTTGTATGCAAAGTTtagtaaatgtgaattctggctatCACAAGTGAATTTCTTGGGGCACATTGTATTTGCTAAGGGTATTGAAATTGATCCTGGAAAAGTGAAAGCAATATTAGATTGGGAGTCACCTAAGACTATAA GGAAAGCCAATGTAGTAGCAGATGCTCTTAGCAGGAAACATAAAGTTACTACATTAGCTGCACTTAGTGCAAACCCTATATTGATTGAAGAGGCAAGAGAGTTGGGTTTAGAG CTCGACTTCCCCtgcaccaacaacattgctgaatatgaagcataTGCATTGGGACTGGAAATAACATTGACCATTGGGGTGAAGAAGATCAAGGTATATGGTGACTCGATCATCGTCATTTGCCAAACTCAAGGTAAATGGAAGACCAGGGATGAAAAGCTGAAACCATACCAGGAACACCTAGAGGAGATGATCAAGCACTTTGAGGAGATCTCCTTTAtatacttccaaagagataataACCGGTTTGCAGATGCCCTCTCCACATTGGCATCCATGGTGGAGTGCAATCCCATAGCACGGGTTCGACCATTTATTGTAGAAGGAAGAGATAAAGCCATATACCAAAGCGTTGTGAATGCCCTCACGGTGGATGGAAGGTCGTGGCTTGCCTGTATAATTGATTATATCAGGGAAAGAAGGTACCTGACTGAAGCCACTgagggagaaaagaagttcTTGAGGAAGTGTGCCACCCACTTTATCCTACAGGGAGATATTTTGTACCAAAGATCGTATGATGGGATACAACTGCTAAgaaccatcatggaagaaattcatcaaggtctctgtggaccTCACATGAATACAAGAATGCTAGCAAAGAAGATTCTACAgttgggatattattggaatacaatggaagcagattgtgtaaATTTCATCAAGAAATGTTACAATGCCAGATCCTTGCCAACAACATACATATTCGCCAACGAAATTGCATTCGTTTAG